The genome window ATATCGCTGGCGCGGCGCTTTCCTCACACATCGTCGTCGAGGCCACACGCCTCGGGGTACCGCCGAAGACGCTCGTCCGGATGATCGGCAACGTCGCCCTCGACACGATCGGTGGGCTGATTCCGGTCGCCGGAACGCTCCTCGATGCGGTCTGGAAAGCCAACAAGCGCAACGTCGCGCTGCTCGAATCCCACCTCGAAAACCGTACCGACGTGCCCATCGAGTGAGCGGGCAACCCCCGCAGCGTGGGCACACCCGGAACGCGTTTCGGCTCACGAACCGAACGGCAGGTATGGACGCTCATCTCCAGGCCGGTATCGCGATCTACAACGCCGGTCGCTTCCACGCCGCCCA of Halococcus salifodinae DSM 8989 contains these proteins:
- a CDS encoding DUF4112 domain-containing protein, with amino-acid sequence MPGDDPSTDWFEDVTATEDGLDPDTLPSRERAALKRSRAMATLLDEAIPIPGIGYRVGIDPILSIAPVSGDIAGAALSSHIVVEATRLGVPPKTLVRMIGNVALDTIGGLIPVAGTLLDAVWKANKRNVALLESHLENRTDVPIE